From Oscillospiraceae bacterium CM, a single genomic window includes:
- a CDS encoding class I SAM-dependent methyltransferase — MWLSDKWTDYELLDCSGGEKLERWGSFLLVRPDPQAIWDTPKCHPGWKKPDARYARSSSGGGRWEKSSLPESWQISYDDLKFNIKPMSFKHTGLFPEQAANWDFIRDKIGGSTKKISVLNLFAYTGGATVAALAAGAAVCHVDAARGMVSWARENARTSGLDGGSVRWIIDDCVKFLEREIRRGRRYDALIMDPPSYGRGPSGEVWKLEDDLFPLVQLTADVLSDDALFVLINSYTTGLSPATLTYMAETVYTKRFGGRAESRELGLPVTESGLVLPCGATCRWER; from the coding sequence ATGTGGCTTTCCGACAAGTGGACGGATTATGAACTGCTCGACTGTTCCGGCGGGGAAAAACTGGAGCGGTGGGGCAGCTTTCTGCTTGTCCGTCCGGACCCGCAGGCCATCTGGGATACGCCGAAGTGTCACCCCGGATGGAAAAAACCGGACGCGCGCTACGCCCGTTCATCCAGCGGCGGCGGCCGGTGGGAGAAAAGCAGCCTGCCAGAGAGCTGGCAGATTTCATACGACGACCTAAAATTTAATATCAAGCCCATGAGCTTTAAGCATACGGGGCTCTTCCCGGAGCAGGCCGCCAACTGGGATTTTATTCGTGACAAAATCGGCGGTTCAACAAAAAAGATATCTGTTTTGAATCTGTTTGCCTATACAGGCGGCGCGACGGTTGCCGCTTTGGCGGCGGGCGCGGCGGTCTGCCATGTTGACGCGGCACGCGGCATGGTGTCATGGGCGCGGGAGAACGCCCGCACATCCGGTTTGGACGGTGGCTCAGTCCGCTGGATTATCGACGATTGTGTGAAATTCCTCGAGCGGGAAATTAGGCGCGGCCGGCGTTATGACGCGCTGATTATGGACCCACCGTCTTACGGCAGAGGGCCGTCAGGCGAAGTGTGGAAGCTGGAGGACGACCTTTTTCCGCTAGTTCAGCTGACGGCGGACGTTTTAAGTGACGACGCCCTGTTCGTTCTTATTAATTCGTACACGACGGGGCTCTCCCCGGCGACGCTGACGTATATGGCCGAAACGGTTTATACAAAGCGCTTCGGCGGACGGGCCGAAAGCCGGGAACTCGGTTTGCCGGTGACGGAAAGCGGCCTCGTTTTGCCCTGCGGCGCGACATGCCGATGGGAAAGGTGA
- the smpB gene encoding SsrA-binding protein SmpB, whose translation MSPKALGFKQVAQNRKAYHDYFILETFEAGIELFGTEVKSIRQGAVNLKDAFASVKDGELFVRGMHVSPYEKGNIFNKDPMRPRRLLMHKREITRLYGKVKQEGLTLVPLSVYFKDSRVKVQLGLCKGKKLHDKRDTEAARDADREMDRTIKERNM comes from the coding sequence ATGTCGCCCAAGGCGCTCGGTTTCAAGCAGGTCGCGCAGAACAGAAAAGCGTATCACGATTATTTCATTCTCGAGACATTTGAGGCTGGCATCGAGCTTTTCGGGACGGAGGTCAAATCCATCCGGCAGGGCGCCGTGAATTTAAAGGACGCCTTCGCCTCCGTCAAGGACGGCGAACTTTTTGTCCGCGGCATGCACGTGAGCCCTTATGAAAAAGGCAACATTTTTAATAAGGACCCCATGCGCCCGCGGCGGCTTCTCATGCACAAGCGTGAGATCACGCGCCTGTACGGCAAAGTGAAGCAGGAGGGGCTCACACTCGTCCCCCTGTCCGTCTACTTCAAGGATTCCCGCGTTAAGGTTCAGCTCGGCCTATGCAAGGGCAAAAAGCTGCACGACAAGCGGGATACCGAAGCCGCGCGCGACGCTGACCGGGAAATGGACAGAACGATTAAGGAAAGGAACATGTAA
- a CDS encoding peptidylprolyl isomerase, with translation MANPIVTIQMENGGTIKAELYPDIAPNTVNNFISLIQKGFYDGLIFHRVIPGFMLQGGCPLGQGYGNPGYSIKGEFNANGFKNDLKHKRGILSMARSQNPNSAGSQFFIMHKDSPHLDGQYAAFGAVTDGLDIVDAVAAAETDYSDRPLQEQRMAKVTVDTAGVDYPEPEKV, from the coding sequence GTGGCAAATCCTATTGTAACGATTCAAATGGAAAACGGCGGCACCATCAAAGCCGAGCTCTACCCCGACATCGCACCGAATACCGTCAATAATTTTATTTCCCTCATCCAAAAAGGCTTTTACGACGGCCTCATTTTTCACCGCGTCATCCCCGGCTTCATGCTGCAGGGCGGCTGCCCGCTGGGGCAGGGCTATGGTAATCCCGGCTACAGCATCAAAGGCGAATTTAACGCCAACGGCTTTAAAAACGATTTGAAGCACAAGCGCGGCATTTTATCGATGGCCCGCTCGCAAAATCCGAATTCGGCCGGGAGCCAGTTCTTTATTATGCACAAGGATTCCCCACACCTCGACGGGCAGTATGCCGCGTTCGGTGCCGTCACCGACGGGCTCGATATTGTGGATGCCGTCGCCGCGGCGGAAACGGATTACAGCGACAGGCCGCTTCAGGAACAGCGCATGGCAAAGGTCACGGTTGATACGGCGGGCGTTGATTATCCCGAACCCGAAAAAGTTTAA
- a CDS encoding GGDEF domain-containing protein: protein MNDVKSLSKPQSIEIREIIDQKRVVACFQQIVSVSRKKVSGFEGLIRGINPNSNALVSPLALFEAAKNENVTLELDRVCREKIIEDFSKIYQSNKNILLFLNFDASILNDTVGSDYLLNQVIQNNINPKNIVIEISERKVNGNAALKKFADTYRQYGFMLALDDVGTEFSNMDRILLIKPDIIKIDISIVKNIENDFYKQGVFRSLVILSNKIGAMIVAEGVENENEAIQVLRLGSHMIQGYYFSVPAELKEMSTDIYNGKIDLLGKRLSDYMRLQYSKEKNTSITLNRIVNKSVKKLLNVSSCDFDTILEEIIKENPSMECAYIMNYSGIQISQTVCSDNIVSPKNLIFYSATQGTDHSMEKYYYPLMSANLKKHMTEPYISLATGNLCITISSVFINRENNKYILCADFITFEDGYNFELKGPIDDIHTKSKLEIYQIINMMSEEINKDKLTDAYNRRYIEERLLYDILKSGADQPLSVLLVDIDCFKKINDIFGHLCGDNTLKEFVAITKNFIRKNEDWIARYGGDEFLIVLNGASKQVAQRVAEGIRRASETHIVYYRDSKINFTVSIGTYTSQSNKMTPEELIALADEKLYHAKNSGRNIAVS, encoded by the coding sequence ATGAACGACGTAAAATCTTTATCTAAACCTCAAAGCATAGAAATCCGAGAAATCATTGATCAGAAACGGGTTGTTGCATGTTTTCAGCAGATTGTATCCGTCAGCCGAAAAAAAGTCAGTGGCTTCGAGGGACTAATCCGTGGAATAAATCCAAATAGTAATGCGCTTGTTTCGCCCTTGGCGCTCTTTGAAGCTGCAAAGAACGAGAATGTCACATTAGAGCTTGATAGAGTTTGTCGAGAAAAAATTATCGAAGATTTCAGCAAAATCTATCAAAGCAATAAAAATATTCTTCTCTTTCTGAATTTCGATGCCTCAATTCTAAATGATACCGTGGGCTCTGATTATTTATTGAATCAGGTAATTCAAAATAATATCAATCCAAAAAACATCGTTATTGAAATTAGTGAAAGAAAAGTTAACGGAAATGCCGCGCTAAAGAAATTTGCCGATACTTATAGACAATACGGTTTTATGCTTGCTTTGGATGATGTCGGAACTGAATTTTCAAATATGGATAGGATTCTGCTGATTAAACCAGACATTATTAAAATTGACATATCTATTGTAAAAAACATTGAAAATGATTTTTACAAGCAAGGTGTTTTCAGGTCATTAGTTATTCTCTCCAACAAAATCGGAGCGATGATAGTTGCAGAAGGCGTTGAGAATGAAAACGAGGCAATTCAGGTGTTACGATTGGGCAGTCACATGATTCAGGGGTATTATTTTTCTGTTCCAGCGGAGCTAAAAGAGATGAGTACGGATATATATAACGGTAAAATTGATCTGTTAGGCAAACGGTTAAGTGATTATATGAGATTACAGTATTCAAAAGAGAAAAATACGAGCATAACTTTAAATAGAATTGTAAACAAGTCTGTAAAGAAGCTACTTAATGTATCCAGTTGTGATTTTGACACGATTCTCGAGGAGATCATAAAAGAAAATCCGTCAATGGAATGTGCTTATATCATGAATTATTCTGGTATCCAAATCAGTCAAACCGTCTGTTCAGATAATATTGTAAGCCCCAAAAATTTAATATTCTATTCAGCAACGCAAGGTACTGATCACTCAATGGAAAAATATTATTACCCGCTTATGAGCGCAAATCTCAAAAAACATATGACAGAACCTTATATTTCTCTGGCAACCGGTAATCTATGCATCACAATATCTTCTGTTTTTATTAACAGAGAGAACAACAAATATATTTTATGTGCGGATTTTATTACATTCGAAGATGGATACAATTTTGAATTGAAAGGGCCGATCGATGACATTCATACAAAATCAAAATTAGAAATATATCAGATTATCAATATGATGAGCGAAGAAATCAACAAAGACAAATTGACCGATGCATATAACAGGCGGTATATAGAAGAGAGACTCCTGTACGATATTTTAAAATCAGGAGCTGATCAACCTCTTTCTGTTTTACTCGTTGACATTGACTGCTTTAAAAAAATCAATGATATCTTTGGTCATTTGTGTGGTGATAATACATTAAAAGAATTTGTAGCTATTACTAAGAACTTTATTAGAAAAAATGAAGATTGGATAGCCCGATACGGCGGAGATGAATTTTTAATTGTTCTAAACGGCGCATCTAAACAAGTCGCACAAAGAGTAGCGGAAGGAATAAGACGAGCATCTGAAACGCATATTGTTTATTACAGAGATTCAAAAATTAATTTTACGGTAAGTATCGGAACCTACACATCCCAATCAAACAAAATGACGCCTGAAGAACTTATAGCGCTTGCAGATGAAAAACTATATCACGCTAAAAACAGTGGGAGAAACATTGCTGTCAGCTAA
- a CDS encoding winged helix-turn-helix transcriptional regulator: MAHVNQDFGDCRDVLIALGDETRQLIIITLMDIECGQPGKRVLEISKSTHLSRPAVSHHLKILKDAGIIGVHRLGTMNYYFLDPRSKLFLLKQLIAHIEDVFNVQRNG; this comes from the coding sequence ATGGCGCATGTTAATCAGGATTTTGGTGACTGCCGGGATGTCCTCATAGCGCTTGGGGACGAGACAAGACAACTCATCATCATCACGCTTATGGATATCGAATGCGGGCAGCCCGGCAAACGTGTTCTTGAAATATCTAAGAGTACGCATTTGTCGCGGCCTGCGGTCTCACATCATCTGAAAATTCTCAAGGATGCCGGGATCATCGGCGTTCATCGTCTAGGAACTATGAATTACTATTTTTTGGACCCTCGATCCAAACTGTTTCTTCTCAAGCAGCTGATCGCGCATATCGAAGATGTGTTCAATGTACAACGAAATGGCTGA
- a CDS encoding CPBP family intramembrane metalloprotease — protein sequence MKKLTRFLLFVLLFSVPLWLAAILLDMTKIIPVKLPFSALQFLSVLLAAIIVMRKEKSTRKLLSQGIDFYRIKQPVWRVVIFVLMPVIVTASFFVSRIFAQSADIQMTPIYIAPIFLLIYGFSGYCEQIGWTAVMTETLLERRSILLSGLLVGITWAIWHIIPFMQTHNTASWIFWQCIFTVIYRVMLTKVYILTNRSVFSAVAMHATYNTAFSLLPYYGSSYHPASTALVTLIATVLIYVLPVQNGKESDLLPSN from the coding sequence ATGAAAAAACTAACCCGTTTTTTATTGTTTGTGCTGCTCTTTTCAGTCCCGCTGTGGCTAGCGGCCATCCTGCTGGATATGACAAAAATAATACCGGTCAAGCTTCCATTCAGCGCTCTGCAGTTTCTATCAGTCTTGTTGGCAGCAATAATCGTGATGCGCAAAGAAAAATCAACACGGAAGCTTTTATCACAAGGAATCGATTTCTACCGAATAAAGCAGCCCGTATGGCGCGTTGTCATTTTTGTCTTGATGCCCGTCATTGTCACAGCTTCCTTCTTTGTTTCGCGCATATTTGCTCAGTCGGCCGACATTCAGATGACGCCGATTTACATTGCGCCTATTTTCCTCCTGATCTATGGCTTTAGTGGGTATTGTGAACAAATTGGCTGGACGGCAGTCATGACCGAAACACTGCTGGAACGCCGCAGCATTTTGCTCTCAGGATTGCTTGTCGGAATCACTTGGGCAATTTGGCATATCATCCCTTTTATGCAGACGCACAATACAGCCTCATGGATTTTCTGGCAATGCATCTTCACCGTTATCTACCGCGTAATGCTGACAAAAGTCTATATTTTGACTAATCGCAGTGTCTTTAGTGCGGTGGCAATGCATGCAACCTATAACACCGCGTTTTCGCTGTTGCCTTACTATGGTTCGTCGTATCATCCGGCGTCAACAGCGCTTGTAACGCTTATTGCAACAGTATTAATCTATGTACTTCCAGTTCAAAATGGTAAGGAATCGGATTTGTTGCCCAGCAACTAG
- a CDS encoding Rieske 2Fe-2S domain-containing protein translates to MNFVKVAHTTDLTAGNKKKISLGGKEILLTNIQNSYYAIDNTCPHMGGSLYDGNLDGSQIICPRHGSIFDVTTGKVLQNGKLLFFKAKVHDLHVYPVKIEGTDLLIGIE, encoded by the coding sequence ATGAATTTTGTAAAGGTAGCCCATACGACCGATTTGACAGCAGGAAATAAGAAGAAAATATCTTTAGGAGGCAAAGAAATCCTTTTGACAAATATTCAGAACTCATATTATGCGATTGACAACACTTGCCCGCATATGGGAGGGTCGCTCTATGATGGGAACCTCGATGGCAGTCAAATTATCTGCCCCAGACACGGGTCTATCTTTGACGTTACGACAGGAAAGGTGCTTCAAAACGGCAAATTGTTATTTTTCAAGGCAAAGGTGCATGATCTACATGTATACCCCGTTAAGATTGAAGGAACGGACTTGCTTATCGGAATTGAATAA
- a CDS encoding DEAD/DEAH box helicase → MSFQNLKITEPILQALVKQGYTMPTPIQEAAIPPLLEGRDLLGCAQTGTGKTAAFAIPIIQRLSLEKSAVKGPRHIKALILTPTRELAVQIDNSFSAYGRFAGLKHTVIYGGVSQNPQIQTLQFGVDVLVATPGRLIDLMNQKFVDLSHIGYFVLDEADRMLDMGFLRDLEKIIPVLPTNRQTMLFSATMPPEIEALTKTILKDPVKVAVAPVSSTSNDIEQVVYHVNKTNKTKLLIHLLKDSEIVSALVFTRTKHGANQLTEALRAAGESCEVIHANKSQSIRLRALEKFKSGKARVLVATDIVARGIDIAELSHVINFNIPESPEDYVHRIGRTGRAGLTGTAISFCDSLEKRSLASIEKLIGKTIPVVAEHPFPLDETKESELFRATERTQAHKRWQHHNARSKGGSRSASRPYKAK, encoded by the coding sequence ATGTCCTTTCAAAACCTGAAAATTACAGAACCCATTTTACAAGCTTTAGTCAAGCAGGGCTACACAATGCCCACGCCGATTCAGGAAGCGGCTATCCCGCCGCTGCTCGAAGGCCGAGACCTGCTCGGCTGCGCCCAGACCGGGACGGGCAAAACAGCCGCCTTTGCCATTCCGATTATTCAGCGGCTGTCTCTGGAAAAGAGCGCCGTTAAAGGCCCACGGCATATCAAAGCACTGATCTTGACGCCGACGAGAGAGCTCGCCGTTCAGATTGACAACAGCTTTTCGGCTTACGGGCGCTTTGCCGGGCTGAAGCACACCGTTATTTATGGCGGCGTTTCACAAAATCCGCAAATCCAGACACTCCAATTCGGCGTTGACGTTCTTGTTGCCACACCGGGGCGGCTTATTGATCTGATGAACCAAAAATTTGTCGATCTGAGCCATATCGGCTATTTCGTTCTCGACGAAGCCGACCGTATGCTGGACATGGGGTTTCTGCGCGATCTCGAAAAAATCATCCCTGTGCTGCCCACCAATAGGCAGACTATGCTCTTTTCCGCGACAATGCCGCCGGAAATTGAGGCGCTGACGAAAACGATTCTCAAAGACCCTGTCAAGGTGGCGGTAGCGCCTGTATCATCAACAAGCAACGACATCGAGCAGGTCGTCTACCACGTCAACAAAACAAACAAAACCAAGCTGCTGATTCACCTTCTCAAAGATTCTGAAATCGTGTCGGCACTTGTGTTTACGCGGACAAAACACGGTGCCAATCAGCTGACGGAAGCGCTTCGGGCTGCCGGAGAATCGTGCGAGGTCATTCACGCCAACAAGTCTCAGTCCATCCGGCTGCGCGCGTTGGAAAAATTCAAATCCGGCAAGGCTCGTGTTTTGGTCGCGACGGATATTGTTGCCAGGGGCATTGATATTGCGGAATTATCGCACGTTATTAATTTCAATATCCCGGAGTCACCGGAGGATTACGTGCACAGGATCGGCCGCACCGGCAGGGCCGGGCTGACAGGGACGGCTATCTCTTTTTGCGACAGCCTTGAAAAACGGTCCTTGGCCAGTATTGAAAAACTTATCGGGAAAACGATACCGGTCGTCGCCGAGCATCCGTTTCCGCTCGATGAAACAAAAGAATCCGAACTATTCAGGGCAACAGAAAGAACGCAAGCTCATAAAAGATGGCAGCATCATAACGCACGCAGTAAAGGTGGCTCGCGATCTGCTTCCCGGCCGTATAAAGCCAAATAG
- a CDS encoding DegV family protein: protein MMEWGIVVDSCCDIIPEICDDVKLVSVPLTINLGDRSFSDNEELDMPSFLEDIKDYQGKIGTAAPAPLLFKDAFVKSCKAFAVTLSSNLSGSYASSLVGQELAQEEGAEVHVFDSKSASAGEVLISLKIGEMIRAGVSKQTIIEKIDAFIQQMKTYFVLENIDTLLKNGRIGKITGKIITALNIKPIMGSDGNGNIALFSHARGEKQTIEKLSDMIRLSGRDMTGECMVIAHCNNITLAEKLKGAIQQRHSFKDILIVPTRGISSVYANDKGLVLAF from the coding sequence ATGATGGAGTGGGGCATTGTTGTTGACAGCTGTTGCGATATTATCCCCGAGATTTGTGATGATGTTAAACTTGTATCCGTTCCGTTAACGATTAATCTGGGCGACAGGAGCTTTTCAGACAACGAAGAGCTGGACATGCCGAGTTTTCTTGAAGATATAAAAGATTATCAGGGGAAAATCGGCACAGCAGCGCCGGCTCCGCTCTTGTTCAAGGATGCCTTCGTTAAATCCTGCAAAGCATTTGCCGTAACGCTTTCAAGCAATTTGTCCGGCTCTTATGCCAGTTCGCTTGTCGGGCAAGAGCTGGCGCAGGAAGAGGGCGCAGAAGTCCATGTCTTCGACTCAAAAAGTGCCTCAGCCGGGGAGGTTTTAATCAGCTTGAAAATTGGCGAGATGATCCGCGCGGGAGTCTCCAAACAGACAATCATCGAAAAAATAGACGCCTTTATTCAGCAGATGAAAACCTATTTTGTTTTGGAGAATATCGATACGCTGCTTAAAAACGGGAGGATCGGAAAAATAACAGGAAAAATTATTACGGCATTAAATATTAAGCCGATTATGGGATCGGATGGCAACGGCAATATTGCTCTTTTCTCTCATGCGCGCGGCGAAAAACAGACCATCGAAAAGCTATCCGATATGATCAGGCTGTCCGGTCGGGATATGACGGGTGAATGCATGGTCATCGCGCACTGCAACAACATTACACTTGCCGAAAAATTAAAAGGAGCCATCCAGCAGAGGCATTCCTTTAAAGACATTCTGATCGTGCCGACGCGGGGAATCAGCTCCGTATACGCCAACGACAAGGGTTTGGTGCTGGCGTTTTAG
- a CDS encoding phage tail protein yields MSYIVDFNTVSTIGLASSPVAAALAGLRANEARYLMNKFKHAFTVEPADESQATIDYISTILKKERDIVFTAKPLETSRFQAENIRFAYVYYEDGLGVNVMYAVDDPKKRAVGFKLSEGMAVPKALEGKFKFASQKSTLAGTIRGSFFVIKGEY; encoded by the coding sequence ATGTCCTATATCGTTGATTTTAACACCGTCTCAACAATCGGCTTGGCGTCTTCGCCGGTGGCGGCGGCTCTGGCCGGTTTGCGCGCAAATGAAGCCCGTTATCTCATGAATAAATTCAAGCATGCCTTTACTGTAGAACCGGCGGATGAAAGCCAGGCAACGATCGATTATATCAGCACGATATTAAAAAAAGAGCGTGATATTGTCTTTACAGCCAAGCCTTTGGAAACGTCGCGTTTTCAAGCGGAAAACATCCGCTTTGCCTATGTTTATTATGAGGACGGGCTTGGCGTTAACGTCATGTACGCGGTTGACGACCCGAAGAAGCGGGCCGTCGGCTTTAAACTGTCCGAGGGAATGGCGGTTCCGAAGGCGCTGGAGGGCAAGTTTAAGTTTGCCAGTCAGAAGTCAACGCTCGCTGGAACAATCCGTGGCTCGTTTTTTGTCATCAAAGGTGAATATTAA